One Spodoptera frugiperda isolate SF20-4 chromosome 30, AGI-APGP_CSIRO_Sfru_2.0, whole genome shotgun sequence genomic window carries:
- the LOC118269933 gene encoding uncharacterized protein LOC118269933 — translation MAWCTKIKLFFLLTLSWVTAQEYIENMHETKVGTHLKDLPQSFEVGGFNANTQFQKYFDQIQDYAMQRNLNVVYKIKLEVEKPTKYPTKKSLAKKGRSKKYNIPLKKTSMKLSNFEVWLRKMAEQSGANKKGPQQNFENYPAITTEGVKLITTTKQIQLKYKPIISRIKHNYTKFVKPVRNRIITLTK, via the exons ATGGCTTGGTgtaccaaaataaaattgtttttcctCTTAACTTTGAGTTGGGTTACGGCTCAAGAGTACATTGAGA ATATGCATGAGACAAAAGTTGGCACGCATTTGAAAGATTTACCACAATCATTCGAAGTGGGAGGTTTTAATGCAAACACGCAGTTCCAGAAATATTTCGATCAGATACAAGATTACGCTATGCAGAGAAACCTAAATGTggtgtacaaaattaaattagagGTGGAAAAGCCAACGAAGTATCCTACGAAGAAATCGTTAGCAAAGAAAGGGAGGTCAAAGAAGTACAACATTCCTTTGAAAAAGACGAGCATGAAGCTCTCAAACTTTGAGGTGTGGCTGAGGAAGATGGCAGAGCAATCTGGAGCGAACAAGAAAGGGCCTCAGCAAAATTTCGAAAACTATCCTGCAATCACAACAGAAGGAGTAAAGTTGATAACAACGACGAAACAAATACAGCTCAAATACAAACCGATTATTTCAAGGATCAAGCATAATTACACGAAATTTGTGAAGCCCGTTAGGAACAGAATTATTACACTGACAAAGTAg